In Liolophura sinensis isolate JHLJ2023 chromosome 2, CUHK_Ljap_v2, whole genome shotgun sequence, a genomic segment contains:
- the LOC135462879 gene encoding uncharacterized protein LOC135462879, whose translation MHPEETPSSTEEQWGLKTLPDIHFLTPQIPEEEEAAKSHKDKTYFGYSYRFWCIVALCISVLVSGIVDVIVRHVAGTTIHTTLRAFFYGYVIYSSGSTIKSCLCFSLFWTLGGLWWTGTSVWLFWSFHDMIQRYVILVIDMCVVAALVVHMAMRERCQSRLTRTLPRLRYNRNQDGRSILEREPMATTRLRIGGNLQRDSHSVSHRGRLPTHKLDKQILTKEWVTCHQQDSEPQFTLECVSCHQGEGPTACDLEGDEMCLTMNHSSTQSDEVQNHREENNSTDQCDSGENQQPVSCTAEMREKELTQCHELNV comes from the exons ATGCATCCTGAAGAG ACGCCATCGTCTACCGAGGAGCAGTGGGGTTTGAAAACCTTGCCGGATATACATTTTCTAACACCTCAGATACCCGAGGAGGAGG AAGCCGCCAAGAGCCACAAAGACAAAACATATTTTGGGTATAGTT ATCGGTTTTGGTGTATCGTGGCCTTATGCATCTCCGTGCTTGTTTCAGGAATTGTCG ATGTAATAGTTCGCCATGTGGCTGGGACGACAATACATACAACATTACGGGCGTTTTTCTATGGCTACGTTATCTACAGCTCGGGATCCACCATCAAATCTTGTCTCTGCTTCTCCTTATTCTGGACTTTGGGAGGTTTGTGGTGGACGGGAACGTCCGTGTGGCTTTTCTGGTCATTTCACGACATGATTCAGAGGTACGTTATTCTGGTTATAGATATGTGTGTCGTGGCCGCTCTCGTCGTTCATATGGCAATGAGAGAAAGGTGCCAATCACGACTGACTCGTACTTTACCTAGGCTTCGCTACAACAGAAATCAAGATGGCCGATCCATATTGGAGCGTGAGCCCATGGCAACGACAAGATTGCGAATTGGGGGAAATCTTCAAAGGGacagtcattcagtcagtcacaGGGGTAGATTACCTACTCACAAATTGGATAAACAGATATTAACTAAGGAGTGGGTAACATGCCATCAACAAGACAGTGAACCACAATTCACACTGGAGTGCGTATCATGTCACCAAGGAGAAGGACCGACAGCTTGTGATTTGGAGGGAGACGAAATGTGTTTAACAATGAACCACTCGAGCACCCAATCGGATGAAGTACAAAACCACCGAGAAGAAAATAATTCAACCGATCAGTGTGATTCTGGAGAAAATCAGCAACCAGTTAGTTGTACAGCCGAAATGCGTGAAAAGGAGCTCACCCAATGTCATGAACTCAATGTGTAA